The segment TTAAAGTCAtacttaaatgaaaaatgacttttttttagcTTATTCTAGAGACCTATTTGACAGTTTAtgccaatatatatatatataaattttttattttattgtgtttttatatcaagattccaaccaataaaaccatcacagatttgtgaacaatcccgcccctcctgccttcccatcaaataaaactgtttctCTCACTGGCATCCCATTGACTGACACTTTTGAATGACCCCTCTCCATGTTATGTCAAGGCCCAATATCCAGTACATCACATTAAGGGAGCAAGATgttctcaaaatgcagtttaatTGTGACTTTAACTAGTTGAAACGTTTTTTGACAGATAGGGTTGCGACATTTTTCGACAATGCACTCCATCAATCCATGTCATCTGTCAACGCATAGGTCTCATTGAAATACATGGGATATTGTCAGTTTTTTTGACATATCACAAATGCTCATGTGAATGggtaatatataatatatagtaatattagtcatcatcattatcatcagtaATTTCTTACCAAGGTTTTGTATTTCCTTCTTTTTGGAAGGAATGTGAAACCATCAGTTGAGAAGGCTTCCAGTTCAGCTTCACGTCTTTTCCTCGAGCTATCAGGCCAACCCTTGATAGAAAACATCATTAGGTTACAGGTAAAGGTTACAGGTAGAGACTTGAGCAATAAAAATAGCTGTATTACCTTTAAGTGTTTCATTGGATTGATCTCTTGTGCAGGTGAGCAGGGGACAGACTGTATTCCCTTGCTGCTGATCTGAGCCAGGTACAGCAGCCATTTCCCCGCAGAATTCTCTTTCGGCCAGAAGATGTTAAGTGACGCATTGGCGAAAGATCTCAATGATCTGCCCAAATTTGTTATCTGTGGAAGAATTAAAACAGTTTCACGATTCACTCGACAACCTGAACAGTCCTGTGCTGTGATTGGGGCctgttcaataaaaaaatcaataaaaatatgtGAAGGAATTAAAATGAGTTACAACAGATGGCAGCTCACCCTAAATTCGTAATGAACCAGAGTTCCAATTTCGTCCTCTGAATTTATGGCGCTCTCACCCCTCCTGTCTTCCCCAAAAGACACCTGGGACGGCTCGGCTAGcctgacaaacaaacacagacctAGACATTACATTCTTTAACATTTCCATCAATCAATCCAAAATATTTTATGCaatgttcaagttcaagtttactGTCatgtgcattaaaaaacacagttTGTATATTTCAGTGCAATGAAAAGCTTGTCCTCCGGCTCTCTCtccttaaaaaataaatcaaatacacATGAAAATAAAGTGCACTACCCCTGCattaaatacacaataaaaacaacaaaaaaacgatTTCATAAGGATGTTAAAGAGCATTAAAAGGccaataaaaacatcagaaaaacaaTACTTGCATAAAAAGAATGTAATTAAAaagactataaaaaaaaaaaacagtataggGCATCAGACTGTATGACCAATGTTCATGATTCTGACCGCCTGAGGGTCAAAGTGGGGATATTTTGCTGATTCCACATCCATACACCTACCCAAATACTTGCAGCTGTAGCTCAAAAACCACTTTGGCGACTGCCTCAACTGGCTGTATGGTCTGCACACTTGTCCTACATCACAAGAATAAGAGAACAAGAAAACAGTCAGAAAATATATTCAGAATCAATTCAAGTTTCAACTTTTATCAAGTTCACATACTTACGTTTCAAGTTCTAGGGTAACGTTCACGTCTGTTGTACTCAGTGAGATTCGAGCCGTTGAGAGTATGACGTAAAAAGTAACCTGAAGGGAACCAAATAGCCATGATGCAATGCagagggtcacacacacacacacacacacacacacacacacacacacacatgcacgcacacatgcactcgCAGGAAATTGAACAATGCTACTCACTTCAGCATTTCGTTGGAATGGGTTTCCCAGTTCACAGTCTATCAGTGTTCCCTTGTCATTGGCTGTACACCTCACTTGTGTTTCCTATGGatacaagtgcacacacacacacacacacacacacacacatacacacacgcacacatgttGGCTGATAAATGTTGGTTATATTATATAATCATcccaatatgtttttttcaacctttttccCACTACATAAACTGTCCTTTGAAGTTTTTGGCCGATACTTGTTAGTCATCTTATTCAATGTAGCCAAGCCAATAAAGATGttcacatatttttttccactacAGTATAAGTTCCCAAAAGAGCGTCTGTCCAAGCACCACACTGACCCAAGCTGCACTCTATATCGTGGTAAGAGGTATACACACTGATCCTTTATTGTGGATGATGGAGGAGTAGCGGAGAGTATCTGGCAGCCTGATGACTGAGTGGCTCTGGTGTGCGTCATCCCCGTCCCTGTTGGTCACAGTGAGCTCCAAGGCGATGTCTTCATCAGAAGGGGAGATGACCGCAATACCGTTCTCTCTAAAGACACAAGATAACGCCAGATGGGTATGCAGTTTGGGTTTACTCACTTaaggtgcgatcacacctacagtttgttttctctggTCCAaggcagagtggaaaagtttattttgttgcatttttgtattgggTTTGTTTAGGTTTGCACtaaattacaagcaaaccagggcttgtaaaaaACAGGCActtggactcacaagtagcctGTTTATTagtcactactactactactactactactactactactgctactactactgctactactgctgctgctactactactactactactactactactactactgctactactgctactactactactactactactactactactactgctactactactgctactactgctactactactactactactactactactgctactactactgctactactgctactactactactactactactagtactgctactactgctactgctactactactactactactgctactactactactgctactactactactactgctactactactgctactactactgctgctactactactactgctactactactactactgctactgctactactactactactgatactactactactactactactactactactactgctactactactactactactagtgctactactactactactgctactactactactgctactactactactactactactgctactactactactactactactactactactactactactgctactactactactactactactactgctactgctactactactgctactactactactactacactactactactactgttactactgctactactactactactactactactactgctactactactactgctactactggtgctgctgctactactgctactactactactaataataataataatttaaaataacaaatcatgaatgcacagacacataatcaataaatgtgaatgtgaaaaaatgttttgtcttaCCTGTGCAATGAGTTGAAAACATCCTGATCATGTTGTTTCTGTCTAGAACAGAACTTGTACTGTAACTCTAAGTTACTTTGGCAAATGTTGTCACTGCCACAGCCCTTATTTATTAAGACAatctgtgaaaaacaacaaaggagAAAATATTTAAACTTCTTCAAACTATATTTTACATTCTCAGGTATTAGGATTTGGATTGAGATATCTTATCTTTTGTACATGTATGTGCTTGTATAcggtacacacaaacacaaatatattcGCACACTTTTAAAGcaagtaattaattaattcacaTGGCCTATAatgatagaaagagacagacagactgacacacacacacacacatttctaccTCTGAGACAGCGTTCCCCTGCTGGTAGAGGTTGAGGACAGGGGAAATTTCGGGCAGATCACCGCTCTGCCTCGTCATCTGACTGGAGCTCGACAGCGACACAGAGACGGAGATGGGGATGCTGTGCAGCCTGTCCTTGATGTCACGCTGGGACagatgaagagttttgttgttgtttattgttcagTGTGTAAAGcctggcactaacactgccaaggACAGGGGGTTTGATGGggccatgctaaaaatgtgtgCACTCATGGTCCTgaaaggcactttggataaaagtatccaccaaatggcatgttATGTAATTCATTGcttgatatttaaaaaaaacaagtgatttTATGCTCTAAATTGTTGCTACTTTGAAAGTAAATGTCTTAAGATAGCTAATACTTTTGATgatattcaatagtgagttctTTTTCATGACAGCAATAATTTTCTCagcacttctctctttcatGATCATTATAGGATCACAGCACTATTGACTATTGCTTGGTTGCTTGCAATGATGCTGATCTAGAAATTGAGGCTTATTCTTCGGTTGCACTCACTACATCACAGATAATTGGAAAAAGTGAAAGTAAACTGCTAACTTTGACATCAATGTAGCTTTTTCATAAATCATAAACCCTGGCTTGGATTTGGTCAACAAAGCAACATTTGTGCATGCGCTACTATCACAAATGAGGCCTCTGATTATTTCAGTTCTGTATCTTTCCATGCTGTAGAGGAAGTTTCTTTGCATGTTAATGGATAATGACGGTGAGACAGTACCAGGAGCCTGAGCTTGGTGTCTGTACAGACTTGTCTCCCCTGCCCAGGAAGCTCCAGGCTTCCCCGAGGCGAACCCAGGATGTCTAGTCTAGGAGGaagcctctcttttctcctctcagcATCGGCCTCAAAGGTGTAGTTCAGCACTGTGGAGGAAACAGATGAGATtacagctactactgctgctacaggTACTAtgacaactactactactacaacaactgcTATTTCAActcctactattactactacagctactacttctgccactactactactgctactactactactacaactattactattactattagtactactagtgccacaactactgctactattattacttctactactagcattactactactactactactaccaccaaaatgaaatatatccATCTTGGAAAACAGTCATTACCTGAAGCTCATCACTCAGTATCTTTAAAATATTGAGGATCCCGTCTTTGTCAACCAAGAATTTAACTTGCCAACCATCCATGAAAAAGTAGCATGATTAACTTTGTGCTACCCATCATTTTATAAAAGTACAAAGTGCTACAAAAAAACAGGGAGCTTACTCAGTTTAGGGTTGAATGATGCTGCATGTGCTGTGTAGGTAAAGCATGCCTGTGCTGCAAAATAACTTcaaaaatatgtacaaaaagACATTGAATCAATAACCAAGCTTGCAGTTGTTTTCTGTTAAAATTTGACTTCTTGAATATCTTACCATGTGTGTTTATCACAGCCTTCCTTCACAATATCTATTTCATTTGGTGTTAGTTTTAGATTGTTGCTGACACTGATCACTGGCCTTGCCCTGTAACAGAGAAAGATATGACTTAGAGAAatgacttaaaaaaacaaaaacacaaaaaacaacaatttacacAGTGCACAGAAtcaaaacattgcattaaaaaCGAAGTCTATGAAGGTgtgttttaatatgttttaaaaGATGATATTGGATTTGCTAGCGTAAGTTTACACATACCTAATATGAGAATTTTTTCTCCATAACTTAACCCATGCACAATGTACTTTACAGTATGAGGAGTTTGATTGAAACAGGTGCTGGACTGGAACTAAAACCTATTCAACCCATTCATATCCACCAAGATTGGACAGTccgtgtgctttttttttttaacctaaaTTACCTGTAAACAAAGACAGAATCTGAGAGTGATCCAACAGCCAAGTCAGGATACTGATTGTCATCCACATCCAGGTTGCCAGACAGAGAATATCCAAATAGAGTTACTGTTTTGGATCCTGATGACAGTACCTAAATATGCAACAATAAAGCAGAGTTCAATTTTatgtatgttgtttttaatgtggtTCCATCGGCGGGAGACTTAACCACTCAACTATCTCTGGGCACACACTCATTCCCtatgtatgtatctttgtgtcctgtcttaatttttgtcttttttgtgatgttgcaaatggagctgctgtgatgcaagaaaaatttcagactggatctgacaataaagtattatcatcatcatcatcatcatcacctcaCCTGTGCTGGCTTTTTGTTGATGCCATCTGATGAGCCGTAGTAGAGGTATACTCGACCAGAACCGTCGTATGGTGCTCCCACTCCAATATCTGTCAGTAAAGTTTAACATCTGATTTCAGTGGAGAACTACGGCCACAGCATAATTAAGTTAGACAGAAAAATCAGTAGGTTAGTTAAACCCAGGTTCCCTGAAAGCAGGACAGGCaagtttcaaaatgttttcaagCTTTAAGAAAGTCACAGCTAGAAAGAGCAATAATTGATtctggaaaattaaaaaaacagaaaaaataacatATGCAATTAGAAGAATTAGAAACAAGCAATTAGAAACCTCACAACCTCCATGACCATCTTGATTGACATCTCCTATGTTTTCCACCGCCAGGCCAAACATAGAATC is part of the Centroberyx gerrardi isolate f3 chromosome 16, fCenGer3.hap1.cur.20231027, whole genome shotgun sequence genome and harbors:
- the LOC139912507 gene encoding integrin alpha-6-like, translating into MSQILHVAAFNLDTQNVLRRNGDPGSLFGFSIALHQQLNPVSKKLLLVGAPRSKHQNQANVTGVVYQCELATTSERCQPIEFDNDEFLDSRGINGQWMGVRVISQGPGKNLMTCGHRYQQWSPSPNLYIPHLVTGQCYILGDDLHVGTAERMWRRVVCDTEHLDRRQKDPDWFAYCQQGHGASFAKDNRSLLFGAPGAYQWRGIVRMEPLDNLAVSSEEARETGDIDQFNPRLIPLQRNSYLGFSVDSGMALTRKGELTIVSGAPRGGYSGKVTFLKMDPLAQRSLSVELVLSGPGLASSFGYDVAVVDLNGDGWDDLAVGAPEFFVKDGAVGGAVYIYINNKGKDWEKTDPTQLLGHKDSMFGLAVENIGDVNQDGHGDIGVGAPYDGSGRVYLYYGSSDGINKKPAQVLSSGSKTVTLFGYSLSGNLDVDDNQYPDLAVGSLSDSVFVYRARPVISVSNNLKLTPNEIDIVKEGCDKHTCYFAAQACFTYTAHAASFNPKLMLNYTFEADAERRKERLPPRLDILGSPRGSLELPGQGRQVCTDTKLRLLRDIKDRLHSIPISVSVSLSSSSQMTRQSGDLPEISPVLNLYQQGNAVSEIVLINKGCGSDNICQSNLELQYKFCSRQKQHDQDVFNSLHRENGIAVISPSDEDIALELTVTNRDGDDAHQSHSVIRLPDTLRYSSIIHNKGSETQVRCTANDKGTLIDCELGNPFQRNAEVTFYVILSTARISLSTTDVNVTLELETTSVQTIQPVEAVAKVVFELQLQVFGLAEPSQVSFGEDRRGESAINSEDEIGTLVHYEFRITNLGRSLRSFANASLNIFWPKENSAGKWLLYLAQISSKGIQSVPCSPAQEINPMKHLKGWPDSSRKRREAELEAFSTDGFTFLPKRRKYKTLTCSDGGKCVEIRCPLLGLDSAAVVVLRSRLWHTTFTEDYSSLNYLDIVVDATLSLTDSPENIGLKAEKPGTQVKLTVFPERKAQYFTKVAWWIIFLTVMAGLLLLTALGFLLWKVKKHTHTHTQTRTHTQLLNKLWLRQTQNTREKI